Genomic DNA from Mus musculus strain C57BL/6J chromosome 11, GRCm38.p6 C57BL/6J:
GAAAGGATGACGTAGAAAGCCTTGCCTTTGCTCAGGATCCAAGAGCTCGTTAGTGATTTCCGAGGGGATCTTGGCCATGTGCAAATCTTACTGTGTGCAGATCTCCAAGGTGCCAACTGTCCTTGTTCAGGGGGATTTTTGAAGATGTTTAGAGCCCCTAGTGAGCACCCTAGGTTGCTAGATATGAAAGGGGCCAGAGTCAGCAAGAGCTACCCCTGTCTAGGGCCTGCCAACCTAAAAGCTTGTCCTTGTGGAAGAGTACCTATGCTTCCATGCATCCAGAATGGAGTGGACACATCATTTCCCCAGATCTTTCCTCCAGACTAGCCTGTCAGACAGTAATGTCCTTGGTCCAGATACCTTCTCCTAAGTGCCAAGCCCTCTGTTGGGCCCggtattctctttttcttttgattttatttcctttttccttttcacgtttcccttttgagacaggatctcatgtagttcaggctgtcctcaagcttGCTAAGTACCTAAAGATAGCATTGAATTCCTGACTCTTCTGTGTGtccagtgctgagactacaggtgtgtgccaccatccctAGTTTATGCTTAATGTTCGCATCTTTCTATTTTCACTTGGTTTTGTTTGAGGGAGGCACTAAGGATAGAAACTGGGGCCAATCAGATGGTTAggaaagtgctctaccactgagctacatccataGCCCTtggtaatccaggctggccttgatccttCTGCCATAGCCTCTTTAGCATTTGCTAATGGCGTGTGACAACCAAGCTGACTTGTTTGTAgatcttgttcttgttgttgttttcagacagggtttctctgtgtagccctggctatcctagaactcattttgtaggccaggctgttcTCAGTTtacagaaatccaactgcctctgccttctgaatgctgggattaaaggcatgagccaccagcaCTTGGCTtatttgtgtttgagacagggtctctctctgctgttcaggctaactttgaactcctgatccttctgccttggcctccctgTCATtgggattgtatgtgtgtgttgccatGGCCTCCCCCTGTTGTATTCTCACAGTTGACTGCAATCTAGCCCTGTAGCAACTCTGGACTGTGTCTGAGCATGGGCTCTGCCATTTCCACCTCTTTCTGGAAGTTGCGGGTCTTTCAACCAGAGTATTGTGGCCAGAAGTGTGAGTTTCCCAGTCATGTTGTCGCTGGTCAGATCCTGAGCAGTGTGGCCTCCTGTCTGTGACTGTCTCACAGTGCCTCAGTGGTCTCATCTGTACAGTGGAGACCACACTTCAGCCAACCCCATGGAAGCTGCTGTGTGGAGAAAGATGGAAGGTGTATATTTCAGAACTTGTGTTAGCCGTAACTGTGGTTATTATCATCGGCATCGATCCTCTTTGGCATTTATGGTGTCTCCCTGGCCTCTATGGCACTTGAGTTTAGAACAAGCTTGGGTTGAGGATGTAGTGCCCTCACCTTCTCACTGTCCCAGTGCCTGCCACGCAGCAGATGTGTCCACTGTTGACAGGCTGGGATGGACTGGGAGCCTTCCAAGTGCAGCAGAAGCAGAATGCGTTGACTAAAGGTTTGTTGTACTCTCCCTGCTGGGCTGCTTAGTGCCGCACAGGGTGGGAAATGCTAAGTGAGAGGCAGTAGTGCTTTGGGGGTTTAGTTCAAACACAGGGGTTCTGAGCGGTGGATGGTGACCTCCATTCTTCTCTGAGCCTGTAAACTCAATGCCTGGtcttctttgccccttcttgaaGTTTCCGGAGTCTCTCCAAACTCTCCTGTCCCTGTGCATGCCTTGTTCCATGGAGACTAGAAGCCAAGGCTTCTTCAACAGCAGTGCTAAGGTTCTACTCTGCTGGAGTGTAGGCCGGGCACGTAGGAGGTAGGGCACACGGGAGCTCCGTAATTGCTCGGGCATGTTCTTGGCCGACTGTCTTTTGAGAGGTGGCTTTAGTCTTAGGCTAGCTCCCCAGATGTTCATAAAGGCCTCCCTGAGCCACTTCCTTTGGCATCATGCTGACTGGCTATCACCAAATGGCAGGGCTGTAACCCAGCAGGAGACCTGATATTCTATCTGAGTCCTGGCCGCCACATCCTGTAGGGGACACCTTGGTTGTTACCAGGTCTTCCTGTGCTATGACTGCTCAGGCTAGCGAACATCTGAGAGGAGGGCGACACTCTGCAGTAAGTAGGACATTTTGGGTCACGAGTTAGTGATGCCAAATGTGCGATCAGGAAAGCCAGCATTAGTGAGACTCATCCCTCAATAAAGCCAGAAGGTCACATCAGCCTCCTAAGAACAGAGAAGGACACTGTCCCTGTTAAGGCATAGCCATGTTTCTCTCTACATAAGGGCAACCAGAGATGCCACCCACTCTGGTTCTTGATGGACCTGGGAGGATACAGTGCAGCTTTGGCAATAACTTGGGGGTGATAATCTCTTTGCCCTCTACACCTTCCATAGAGAGAGCCTTGTTGTGTGAGGGAAGGGCAGGCAAGGCTGCTAAAGCCTCAATGGGGAGCCTCTAGAGCTCAGAATTGTAAGAAAGCTGGGGGAAGTGAGAACTAGGCTGGCCTGcttggcgctctctctctctctctctctctctctctctctctctctctctgtctctctctgtctctctcccttctctaacccctacctctctctccctccctctcgctctctctcctctactttctctctttttctctctctttcatgtcctctgctgaggagtgtgtgtgtgtgtgtgtgtgtgtgtgtgtgtgtgtgtttccagacaCAGCTGACTTGGTCAGTTTTGGCGGCAGACTCCAGGATGTTGGATTGCATCCTGATTGTGTCACTCTTGGAACAGGAGCACGAACAAATGCGCAGCCTTCTCCGCAAGCACAGCACAGCCTTCAATCTTAGAGATTTTCATTCTCACCTAAAAATAAGCTTTAGACTGTTCTGTCCTGCATTTGATCCGCAGGCTGCCACAAGCAGGAAGGAAGACTGAATAATGAAGTCCTGTGTGAGGTGGGCAGGCGACACTTCTTGTGTGGCAGGAGTTGAAGGTGGTGTCCATGAACTTAAAAATGAGCAGTGGTGTCGTGGCCAGCGAGCAGGGGAGGCATAGGGaacatggcttcctcagccttgAGGCTATCCTTCCGAAGTGGGGAGAAGAGGTGGCCAGCCAGGATGCATAAAGTGTTAAGAACTGGTGCAGGGGAAACAGGACCACTGTCTGGGATAgcctgctgtgctgtgtgtgcgcgtgggggggggggggcgccagCTAGGAATAGATGCCAGCAAGAAGGCAGAGATGTTGACAcattcccaccccccaccccctacccgcAGAGCCCAGGAATTCAGGAAAGCAGATGAGCTTTAAAAGGTGGACTTTGTGgctgagagatggcccagtgggtaaaggcgcttgccgCCAGGGCTGCTGACCTAAAGtcaatccctggagcccacaaggtggaagaagaaaagtgaCAAGCTGCCCTGTTACTCCTCCAGGAGCGTTGTCGCATGGGCGAGCCCCAAAcccaacaaataaataagtagataaataagtagataaatggatgaatggaATGAATGTAAAAGAAGGGGGGACCTAGGCACACTTCCGTTGGCAGTATGCTCACCCAGCATGCCCAAAGCCCTAGGCTTGCTCTCCAGCACCGCATAAAACTAGGTACGTCAGCAAGTTCCCGTGATTCCAGCCCTGGGAGATGGAGGCGAGAGAGTTAGAAGTTCAGTGTCGTTCTTGGCAcagcaagttcaaaaccagcttgagactgtctcaaaagacaccaaacaccctccctaccccccaacacacacacacacacacacacacacacacacaggaatttaGAAGTAACCAGTGGGGCTGGAATTGAGCCTGGTGGAATGCCAGGCAGAAGAGTCAGGGGAAGGTCGGTGTATCTGTGTTGCTTCTGATGTGGGTACCAAGAAAGGAAAGCTGCCTGGTGGGCCTTTGTCAGGTGATATATGCAGTCCTAAAGGGACTTGTCCTGAGTGGGGAGATTGGGACACAATGCCCTGGGGATGGCAGTAAGGAGAAGGGTCATGAAAAATAAGTACCAACAAGAGTCTTTGGAGAAAACAGGTTTACGGTAAACCTGGCTTATTTGAGATGGGTAAAAAGGTCACATAAAATCTAGGATGCTTGTAGACATAGTTTGGCATGATTGGTACAGATGTAAATACCCTAAGGCGGGTTGGGTTTTTGTGCCAGAGGCCAGACTGGCTAGAGAGGTACAAGCCAAAAGGTACAGGCAGCAGGGTGTGGCTGCAGAGGGTGGGTGTCCAGGTGCTGAGGAGGCTCTTGGGTGGCAGGAGCCACACAGCCTTCTGTCTGTTCCTGACTCCTTTGCCCACTGTGTTGTGTCCACATTTATAAAACGGTTGTCATGACACTGCTGAGGGCTCCACTTTGGGGCTGTGGACATGGGAGACTGAAGAACACCTGtgcagcttcctggccctggtggtggGTAGGGCATAGGcactaagaaagaaagaggcatgGTTCTGCCCAACACGGAGCCAGGTGGGTCTGGGAAGCTGTTCTCAGGGCGACATCTACTACCACTCCCAGGGAAGCCAGAGCAAGTATCCACATAGATGAGTCCAGCCGTGACTCTGTCTTTGGGACTCATGGTTTCTCTTAGTAGTGGTATGGACCAAATCCAGTGGTTCCTGCACTCTTAGGGCCTGTTGCCCTCATCTCTGCTGAGGTCAGACCTCCACATTCTCTCCCAGAATCTTCTTTTTAAACAGTCCTGGCTTTAGTAAGGTTGGAGATCTCAGAGCCTGATGTCTCCAGAGACCACCACTGAGAAGGAAGCAGAAGACTGCTTGAGCCCCAGTTCTGGCTCCGTCGTTCTGCTAGCTAGGTCCCCGCAGGAACTCTGTTGGATACCTGAGCAGTGGAAGCAGCCATAGAGGAGATCCAGCCCAGCCTGACAGGAGAGCCCTCTGATACACTCAGTTAGAAAGAAAGGCCTATGAGGGAGTGGTAACATTCCCACCTCCCCCAGAACTGCCTCCTGGAATATACTCTCCAACCTGGGCCTCTTGGGCTTTTTTAGATTCAGAGGAGGGCTGGGGATTAGGCTCAACTGGCAGAGTGCTTACCCAACATGCATAAAGCCCTGGGGTCCCTTGAACCACATCACCCACGCATGGGGTGCATGCAGGTGGTGGAAACAGAGATTGGAAGCTGAATGTCACTCTTGGCTCTGTCGCAGGTTCAAGGCTATCTTGGACTACATGAGTTCCTTTTTAACGAAAAAGACcagggagctgggtgtggtggcacacactcatTATCTGAACACTTTGGAGACCAGACAGTGggatagcaagttcaaagccaccctgtcTCCAAAGTGCACCAGGGTCAGGGCtagcctcacacagacacatcttTTCCTGGGGGCTCACTGTCTTACTGTGCTTTTCTTGGCAGAACGCAGAGCCTGAGCCCCGGAGCCTGTCCCTGGGCGGCCATGTTGGGTTTGACAGCCTCCCTGACCAGCTGGTCAGCAAGTCAGTCACTCAGGGCTTCAGCTTCAACATACTCTGTGTGGGTAAGTGGCCTGGCCAGCGGCAAAAATGGATGAGACTTCTTGGAGCCGGTGCTCTGTTGTGCTGGCCGCCTATCCGtcttgggctggggctggggctggggctggggctggggctggggctggggctggggctggggcttggGGGTCCTGAGCAGAGAGATATTGGGTCCAGGCTTTAGTTTTGCCTCTGCCAGGGTCAAGAATGGGATTAGATCCAAGATCTGACTCAAGAGTTGccacaaagaggaaacagaagtgaGCCCATGAAAGTGCTGTCTAAGCACTAAAAATGGGTGTTTCTCACCAGAGAGTCACAgtcagtagtttattcatttctttttttttttgtttttttttttttttaaactttatttcatttaatgtacgagtgctctgctgcatatacatctgcctgcctgaagagggcatcatatccccctatagatggttgtgagccaccatgtggttgctgggaattgaactcatgacctctggaagagcagccagtgctcttaaccactgagccatctcaccagccactgttcattcatttctttaaaaaaaaaaaaattcagctgcTCCTatagaggacccgggttcaattccctaCACCTATATGGCATCTCACACCTGtcagtaacttcagttccaggggatccaccgtagcaggcatgcatgtggtacacatatctgtgcatgcaggcaaaatacccatacacataaaaaaaaatctttttttaaaaaaagattttatttatttatttttatgtatatgagtacactgtagctgtacagatggttgtgagccatcatgtggttgctgggaattgaactcaggacctctgcttgctccagccctgcttgctccagcccatagatttatttattattatatttaagtacactgtagttatcttcagacacaccagaagagggtgtcagatctcattgcagatggttgtgagccaccatgtggttgctgggatttgaactcaggacctttggaagagcgatctgtgctctgaactgctgagccatctctccggccccataAAATAgatcttaataaaataaataaattttaaaatttttacaaggCTGCAGAGATGAGCCAgtagtcaagagcacttgctgcttcccAGAGGACTGGACATCTGCTCCCAGCACCAACGTCACATGGCTCACCACTGCCTATAGCTCAAGTTCCAAGGAACCTGACAGCtctttctggcttccataggtaactgcacatgcacacataaagaaaaataaatcttgccaggtgtggtggtgcacgcctttaatcacagcactcgggaggcagaggcaggcggatttctgagttcgaggccagcctggtctacaaagtgaattccaggacagccagggctatacagagaaaccctgtctggaaaaacaaaaaaaaacaaaacaaaaacaaaaacaaaaaaatctttaaagaatgTCTCTTTCTTACCATGTGGCAAGGAGACAGTGGTAAGCCAGACCCTGCTCTGACACCAGAACACAGAGGACATCTCTAATACACTTTGGAGCAAACAGAACCTGATGGGGGTGGGAGCAGGGTTCCATGTGTCCAAGGCACAGACTCTGCAGGTGTCCCTTGGGAAGGAGACCATGTGGACCTGAGGCTGCCCAGGGACCAGCAACTGATGGTCTCAGGTCCTGTTCCTGTGGACCCATGACTGCCTTGGCCTAAGAAGGATGAAGCCCAGTACGGGCTCTGTGTTTTGTGACTGGGTCCAGCATACAGTGGACTCTCCATAGCCTGATGCTGCCTTTTCCCTACTCCTGGGGGAATGTCACATACCCTGCACGGTTATGTCTTACACCAAAGGCTTCCTTGATGACTCTTCCttctgaatattttttctttcccttccttccttctcctatttttttttaaacacatttattcattttatttgtggAGCCCATGACAGGGCAAGTTGAGAAGTAGAGCAGTTGCTTCTCTCCTCCTATCATGTGAGTtatcaggcctggcagcaagtgtctttaccctctgagccatctcacagacctggttttgtgtgtgtacgtgtgtacatgcatgtgctggGATGGAATCCCAGGGCCTTACACATGTCAGGCAAGTACTCCACAACTGAGCTACGACAGAGACCACCAAGGATGGGCGATGAGGAGTGGGATAGAGGCTTCCTTCTCTCATTCAGGAGCTACAGGTCTTAGAATCCACCTCACCTAGTTGCCAGCTTGAGACAGCCCCATTCTGGTCTTAGTATTCACTTCTCTCCCTGCCGTTCCCCACACCAGGCGAAACTGGGATTGGCAAGTCCACGCTAATGAACACACTCTTCAACACGACCTTTGAGACTGAAGAAGCCAGTCACCATGAAGAGTGTGTGCGCCTGCGGCCTCAGACCTATGACCTCCAAGAGAGTAACGTTCATCTCAAGCTGACCATCGTGGATGCTGTGGGCTTTGGCGATCAGATCAATAAGGATGACAGGCAAGAGGCGGGAAGGGCGGGCCCCACCTAGTCTCCACGGTGCTGGCTGACGCCGTCCTAACACTGCTCAAGCGCTTCATGCGTCACACTGCCCCATTATATAGCCCTAAGGTGACCTGGGAAGGCTGCTGGGGAAGGGCTGAGGTCTTGGGCCATTAGCAGACTCCTTCTGGGAGGCTACAGGAGAAGGGGTCAACCAGCCTTCTCTACCTGATAGGCAAAGCTGTTCCCAGGGAAGAGAGTGGAAAGATCCCGGCTTGGGCTTTGGGCTGCCCTGCCGTGGCCAgtgtctgcctcccaggtgaTAAAGCTGTCTGTAGTTACAGGCCCATAGTTGACTACATCGACGCGCAGTTTGAAAACTATCTGCAGGAGGAGTTGAAGATCCGCCGTTCCCTCTTTGACTATCACGACACGAGGATCCATGTTTGCCTCTACTTCATCACGCCCACCGGGCACTCCCTGAAGTCCCTGGATCTGGTGACCATGAAGAAACTAGATAGCAAGGTACATGGCCCTCCTTGTCACCTGACCTCTGCCACCTTCCTCTGGAAGGGGGTATGGTGGCTGCATTAGGCTATGCCGTGGTCGGCTTGGTCCTCTCTGGAGTCTTGGTTTTCTGTGGCTGTCATTAAACTTTTCAGAGCCCTGTTCCAGGCTgggcctttccttctcttttggaGTCTTGTCCCTTGTGCCTTGTGAAAtgacttcctcctcctgctgATCCTCTACTCAGTGTCCCCTTCCATCATCTCAGCCTCTTTGTTTGCTCTCTGACATGGCTTCTCCTCGGCTCTCTTCTGAGCTCACTAGGAGAGGAGAATGACGACTCAGGAATCAGGGCAGAGAACAGTCTCATCAGAGGTCAAGGGAGGTTGGGGTCCTGGAGGACAAGTGTCCCTCATAGTGATCTCTCAGCCCTTGTGACTGCCTTTCCATCTCAAGGGTTAATTATCACCATGAAAAGTGGGGTAACCTTGGCTTGGGAGAGTTTAAGCCCTTTCCAAAGCTGCTACTCCTGCGTCGCCTTACCTGCTTAGTGGGTGGGTAGCTTGGTCACCACTACTCTTTCTGTCAGGCCCTGGGCCACTTAAGACCTTCAGAGCATCCTGGGTCCAAGTTGAGTATGTCCAGAATGACCAAACCGCCAGGGCCTTTAGAAACACTACGTTGTTACAGTTCCGGCCAGCACGGTGGCCGCAGGTGGCTGTGGCTCACTGGAGCAGCTGGCTTCCTGCTCCCAGTGCTTGTCCACAGTCAGTGACCATACTTAAAATAACCAACCGACCTGCTGCCccgtcccctgacctccacaggtgaATATAATCCCCATCATTGCCAAGGCTGACACCATCTCCAAGAGCGAGCTCCACAAGTTCAAAATCAAGATCATGGGTGAGCTGGTCAGCAACGGAGTCCAGATCTACCAGTTTCCCACCGATGACGAGGCTGTCGCCGAGATTAATGCAGTCATGAACGTGAgtcgggggaggggggcagggccTTGCTCGGGGCTCCAGAGCCAGAGGGCTTAGAGACACCGATCTGAAACGCAGCCCCTGGGAACCCTACTTGCCAGGATGTTATCCTTAGCATCTCCAACACAGAGGTGGGCGTCACATCCCTCCCAGGGATCCTGTGGGCACAGGATCAGAGgccttgtttgtttattgggtTTGCACGAAGGGTGCCCTAGATCTGAGTGTCTCGAGTCCTACTCTGGGTGGCAATGTGTTGCATGAAGGAATGAGGAGCTGCGTGGCCAGGGGTTGGGAATCCGGAAGGAACCAACTTACTGTCTCTGTCAGAGAGTTCTCTTGCTCCTGAGAAGAGCACCACACAGACAGGCATACCCAGTTCTCTGTTCTCATGGAACAGTGCTCTGAAAGCTACAGGAAGTCAGCCTCTGACCCCAGAGCCTTGCAAAAGGCTGGTAGGCCCTCTGTAGAGTGCAGGGGTGGTAAGAGCGTCTGCCCCTGGTTCTAGCCTAGCGCTCACACACAATTGGACCCCTTTTCAGGCACACCTGCCTTTTGCCGTGGTGGGCAGCACAGAGGAGGTGAAGGTGGGGAATAAGCTGGTTCGAGCACGACAGTACCCTTGGGGTGTGGTGCAGGGTGAGTGTCCGGCAAGCGCATCCCCAACTGGGGCCTTGGCTCAGTCTCTTGACCTGCAAGCTGAGGCCACTAACCACTGTCCTGCTAATCCTCTGCCCATCTGCATGGTCACCTCACTCTGTGGAGCTCCCCAGGGCACCTGGCCACTCTTGGGCTGTTCCTCTCTGTCTCCA
This window encodes:
- the Septin8 gene encoding septin-8 isoform X1 translates to MAATDLERVSNAEPEPRSLSLGGHVGFDSLPDQLVSKSVTQGFSFNILCVGETGIGKSTLMNTLFNTTFETEEASHHEECVRLRPQTYDLQESNVHLKLTIVDAVGFGDQINKDDSYRPIVDYIDAQFENYLQEELKIRRSLFDYHDTRIHVCLYFITPTGHSLKSLDLVTMKKLDSKVNIIPIIAKADTISKSELHKFKIKIMGELVSNGVQIYQFPTDDEAVAEINAVMNAHLPFAVVGSTEEVKVGNKLVRARQYPWGVVQVENENHCDFVKLREMLIRVNMEDLREQTHSRHYELYRRCKLEEMGFQDSDGDSQPFSLQETYEAKRKEFLSELQRKEEEMRQMFVNKVKETELELKEKERELHEKFEHLKRIHQEEKRKVEEKRRELEEETNAFNCRKAAMEALQSQALHATSQQPLRKDKDKKKSDIAAAQQSGMSLSNSKVMMTKANVEPLNCSSWWPAIQCCSCLVRDATWREGFL
- the Septin8 gene encoding septin-8 isoform X3, whose protein sequence is MAATDLERVSNAEPEPRSLSLGGHVGFDSLPDQLVSKSVTQGFSFNILCVGETGIGKSTLMNTLFNTTFETEEASHHEECVRLRPQTYDLQESNVHLKLTIVDAVGFGDQINKDDSYRPIVDYIDAQFENYLQEELKIRRSLFDYHDTRIHVCLYFITPTGHSLKSLDLVTMKKLDSKVNIIPIIAKADTISKSELHKFKIKIMGELVSNGVQIYQFPTDDEAVAEINAVMNAHLPFAVVGSTEEVKVGNKLVRARQYPWGVVQVENENHCDFVKLREMLIRVNMEDLREQTHSRHYELYRRCKLEEMGFQDSDGDSQPFSLQETYEAKRKEFLSELQRKEEEMRQMFVNKVKETELELKEKERELHEKFEHLKRIHQEEKRKVEEKRRELEEETNAFNCRKAAMEALQSQALHATSQQPLRKDKDKKKAGGWSSIYSVTIP
- the Septin8 gene encoding septin-8 isoform X2 — its product is MAATDLERVSNAEPEPRSLSLGGHVGFDSLPDQLVSKSVTQGFSFNILCVGETGIGKSTLMNTLFNTTFETEEASHHEECVRLRPQTYDLQESNVHLKLTIVDAVGFGDQINKDDRPIVDYIDAQFENYLQEELKIRRSLFDYHDTRIHVCLYFITPTGHSLKSLDLVTMKKLDSKVNIIPIIAKADTISKSELHKFKIKIMGELVSNGVQIYQFPTDDEAVAEINAVMNAHLPFAVVGSTEEVKVGNKLVRARQYPWGVVQVENENHCDFVKLREMLIRVNMEDLREQTHSRHYELYRRCKLEEMGFQDSDGDSQPFSLQETYEAKRKEFLSELQRKEEEMRQMFVNKVKETELELKEKERELHEKFEHLKRIHQEEKRKVEEKRRELEEETNAFNCRKAAMEALQSQALHATSQQPLRKDKDKKKSDIAAAQQSGMSLSNSKVMMTKANVEPLNCSSWWPAIQCCSCLVRDATWREGFL
- the Septin8 gene encoding septin-8 isoform X5; amino-acid sequence: MAATDLERVSNAEPEPRSLSLGGHVGFDSLPDQLVSKSVTQGFSFNILCVGETGIGKSTLMNTLFNTTFETEEASHHEECVRLRPQTYDLQESNVHLKLTIVDAVGFGDQINKDDRPIVDYIDAQFENYLQEELKIRRSLFDYHDTRIHVCLYFITPTGHSLKSLDLVTMKKLDSKVNIIPIIAKADTISKSELHKFKIKIMGELVSNGVQIYQFPTDDEAVAEINAVMNAHLPFAVVGSTEEVKVGNKLVRARQYPWGVVQVENENHCDFVKLREMLIRVNMEDLREQTHSRHYELYRRCKLEEMGFQDSDGDSQPFSLQETYEAKRKEFLSELQRKEEEMRQMFVNKVKETELELKEKERELHEKFEHLKRIHQEEKRKVEEKRRELEEETNAFNCRKAAMEALQSQALHATSQQPLRKDKDKKKF
- the Septin8 gene encoding septin-8 isoform X4, encoding MAATDLERVSNAEPEPRSLSLGGHVGFDSLPDQLVSKSVTQGFSFNILCVGETGIGKSTLMNTLFNTTFETEEASHHEECVRLRPQTYDLQESNVHLKLTIVDAVGFGDQINKDDRPIVDYIDAQFENYLQEELKIRRSLFDYHDTRIHVCLYFITPTGHSLKSLDLVTMKKLDSKVNIIPIIAKADTISKSELHKFKIKIMGELVSNGVQIYQFPTDDEAVAEINAVMNAHLPFAVVGSTEEVKVGNKLVRARQYPWGVVQVENENHCDFVKLREMLIRVNMEDLREQTHSRHYELYRRCKLEEMGFQDSDGDSQPFSLQETYEAKRKEFLSELQRKEEEMRQMFVNKVKETELELKEKERELHEKFEHLKRIHQEEKRKVEEKRRELEEETNAFNCRKAAMEALQSQALHATSQQPLRKDKDKKKAGGWSSIYSVTIP
- the Septin8 gene encoding septin-8 isoform 1 (isoform 1 is encoded by transcript variant 1), with translation MAATDLERVSNAEPEPRSLSLGGHVGFDSLPDQLVSKSVTQGFSFNILCVGETGIGKSTLMNTLFNTTFETEEASHHEECVRLRPQTYDLQESNVHLKLTIVDAVGFGDQINKDDSYRPIVDYIDAQFENYLQEELKIRRSLFDYHDTRIHVCLYFITPTGHSLKSLDLVTMKKLDSKVNIIPIIAKADTISKSELHKFKIKIMGELVSNGVQIYQFPTDDEAVAEINAVMNAHLPFAVVGSTEEVKVGNKLVRARQYPWGVVQVENENHCDFVKLREMLIRVNMEDLREQTHSRHYELYRRCKLEEMGFQDSDGDSQPFSLQETYEAKRKEFLSELQRKEEEMRQMFVNKVKETELELKEKERELHEKFEHLKRIHQEEKRKVEEKRRELEEETNAFNCRKAAMEALQSQALHATSQQPLRKDKDKKKF
- the Septin8 gene encoding septin-8 isoform 4 (isoform 4 is encoded by transcript variant 4); this translates as MAATDLERVSNAEPEPRSLSLGGHVGFDSLPDQLVSKSVTQGFSFNILCVGETGIGKSTLMNTLFNTTFETEEASHHEECVRLRPQTYDLQESNVHLKLTIVDAVGFGDQINKDDSYRPIVDYIDAQFENYLQEELKIRRSLFDYHDTRIHVCLYFITPTGHSLKSLDLVTMKKLDSKVNIIPIIAKADTISKSELHKFKIKIMGELVSNGVQIYQFPTDDEAVAEINAVMNAHLPFAVVGSTEEVKVGNKLVRARQYPWGVVQVENENHCDFVKLREMLIRVNMEDLREQTHSRHYELYRRCKLEEMGFQDSDGDSQPFSLQETYEAKRKEFLSELQRKEEEMRQMFVNKVKETELELKEKERELHEKFEHLKRIHQEEKRKVEEKRRELEEETNAFNCRKAAMEALQSQALHATSQQPLRKDKDKKNRSDIAAAQQSGMSLSNSKVMMTKANVEPLNCSSWWPAIQCCSCLVRDATWREGFL
- the Septin8 gene encoding septin-8 isoform 5 (isoform 5 is encoded by transcript variant 5) is translated as MAATDLERVSNAEPEPRSLSLGGHVGFDSLPDQLVSKSVTQGFSFNILCVGETGIGKSTLMNTLFNTTFETEEASHHEECVRLRPQTYDLQESNVHLKLTIVDAVGFGDQINKDDRPIVDYIDAQFENYLQEELKIRRSLFDYHDTRIHVCLYFITPTGHSLKSLDLVTMKKLDSKVNIIPIIAKADTISKSELHKFKIKIMGELVSNGVQIYQFPTDDEAVAEINAVMNAHLPFAVVGSTEEVKVGNKLVRARQYPWGVVQVENENHCDFVKLREMLIRVNMEDLREQTHSRHYELYRRCKLEEMGFQDSDGDSQPFSLQETYEAKRKEFLSELQRKEEEMRQMFVNKVKETELELKEKERELHEKFEHLKRIHQEEKRKVEEKRRELEEETNAFNCRKAAMEALQSQALHATSQQPLRKDKDKKNRSDIAAAQQSGMSLSNSKVMMTKANVEPLNCSSWWPAIQCCSCLVRDATWREGFL
- the Septin8 gene encoding septin-8 isoform 2 (isoform 2 is encoded by transcript variant 2), with the protein product MAATDLERVSNAEPEPRSLSLGGHVGFDSLPDQLVSKSVTQGFSFNILCVGETGIGKSTLMNTLFNTTFETEEASHHEECVRLRPQTYDLQESNVHLKLTIVDAVGFGDQINKDDSYRPIVDYIDAQFENYLQEELKIRRSLFDYHDTRIHVCLYFITPTGHSLKSLDLVTMKKLDSKVNIIPIIAKADTISKSELHKFKIKIMGELVSNGVQIYQFPTDDEAVAEINAVMNAHLPFAVVGSTEEVKVGNKLVRARQYPWGVVQVENENHCDFVKLREMLIRVNMEDLREQTHSRHYELYRRCKLEEMGFQDSDGDSQPFSLQETYEAKRKEFLSELQRKEEEMRQMFVNKVKETELELKEKERELHEKFEHLKRIHQEEKRKVEEKRRELEEETNAFNCRKAAMEALQSQALHATSQQPLRKDKDKKN
- the Septin8 gene encoding septin-8 isoform 3 (isoform 3 is encoded by transcript variant 3), encoding MAATDLERVSNAEPEPRSLSLGGHVGFDSLPDQLVSKSVTQGFSFNILCVGETGIGKSTLMNTLFNTTFETEEASHHEECVRLRPQTYDLQESNVHLKLTIVDAVGFGDQINKDDRPIVDYIDAQFENYLQEELKIRRSLFDYHDTRIHVCLYFITPTGHSLKSLDLVTMKKLDSKVNIIPIIAKADTISKSELHKFKIKIMGELVSNGVQIYQFPTDDEAVAEINAVMNAHLPFAVVGSTEEVKVGNKLVRARQYPWGVVQVENENHCDFVKLREMLIRVNMEDLREQTHSRHYELYRRCKLEEMGFQDSDGDSQPFSLQETYEAKRKEFLSELQRKEEEMRQMFVNKVKETELELKEKERELHEKFEHLKRIHQEEKRKVEEKRRELEEETNAFNCRKAAMEALQSQALHATSQQPLRKDKDKKN